A genomic window from Cryobacterium sp. SO2 includes:
- the ribH gene encoding 6,7-dimethyl-8-ribityllumazine synthase yields the protein MSGAGSPAIDVDGTGLEVVIIAGRWHDVITDGLIAGATRVLEASGATFSLVRVPGSFELPVASKVALDSGADAVVALGVIIRGGTPHFEYVSAAATDGLTRVALDTGKPVGFGVLTLDDEQQGLDRAGLPGSKEDKGEEAATAALATALVLKALRDR from the coding sequence ATGAGTGGAGCAGGCTCGCCCGCAATCGACGTCGACGGCACCGGACTGGAGGTCGTGATCATCGCCGGCCGCTGGCACGACGTGATCACCGACGGGCTCATCGCCGGGGCCACCCGGGTGCTCGAGGCATCCGGGGCGACGTTCTCGCTCGTTCGCGTGCCCGGCAGCTTCGAACTGCCCGTGGCGAGCAAGGTAGCGTTGGACAGCGGCGCCGACGCGGTGGTGGCGCTCGGTGTCATCATCCGCGGTGGCACCCCGCACTTCGAGTACGTGTCGGCGGCGGCGACGGATGGCCTCACCCGGGTGGCTCTGGACACCGGCAAGCCCGTTGGCTTCGGCGTGCTCACCCTCGACGACGAGCAGCAGGGCCTGGACCGGGCCGGTCTGCCCGGCTCGAAGGAGGACAAGGGCGAGGAGGCCGCGACAGCGGCGCTGGCCACGGCCCTGGTGCTCAAGGCGTTGCGCGACCGCTAG
- the ribA gene encoding GTP cyclohydrolase II — translation MSLADIPTALAALRLGKPVIVADDEGRENEGDVIISAQLATQEWIAWTVRNSSGFICAPMTNDIADTLDLPVMVLNNEDPRGTNYTVTVDAADRLSTGISAADRAHTLRVLAEPTSTPASLNRPGHILPLRAMDGGVRERDGHTEAAVDLMKLAGLVPVAGIAEIVADDGEMMRLPGLLVLGEREGVPVITIADLIEYLQEFHGGDDLASVSPIRESPRVDFEVETTVPTEHGSFQIRAYRDRMTGADHVAIVSGTPTEGSLVRVHSECLTGEAFGSLKCECGPQLQAALDTIEASGGVVIYLRGQEGRGIGLINKLRAYKLQEDGLDTLDANLALGLPADSRDYGAATAILDELGVSSVRLLTNNPEKVRQLETHGVTVTERVPLVVGVGSHNEDYLAAKRDRMGHDITAHQIVKGLAL, via the coding sequence ATGAGCCTCGCCGACATCCCCACCGCACTCGCGGCACTCCGGCTCGGCAAGCCCGTCATCGTCGCCGACGACGAGGGCCGTGAGAACGAGGGCGACGTGATCATCTCCGCCCAGCTGGCCACCCAGGAGTGGATCGCTTGGACCGTGCGCAACTCCTCGGGGTTCATCTGCGCGCCGATGACCAACGACATCGCCGACACCCTCGACCTGCCCGTGATGGTGCTGAACAACGAAGACCCGCGCGGCACCAACTACACGGTCACCGTGGACGCCGCCGACCGCCTGAGCACCGGCATCAGCGCCGCGGACCGCGCGCACACCCTGCGCGTGCTGGCCGAACCGACCTCCACCCCGGCCAGCCTCAACCGGCCCGGCCACATCCTGCCGCTGCGCGCCATGGACGGCGGCGTGCGGGAACGCGACGGCCACACCGAGGCCGCCGTCGACCTGATGAAGCTCGCCGGGCTGGTCCCTGTGGCGGGCATCGCCGAGATCGTCGCCGACGACGGCGAGATGATGCGCCTGCCCGGCCTGCTCGTGCTCGGCGAGCGCGAGGGCGTTCCGGTGATCACCATCGCCGACCTGATCGAGTACCTGCAGGAGTTCCACGGCGGTGACGACCTGGCCTCGGTCAGCCCGATCCGGGAATCCCCGCGGGTGGACTTCGAGGTGGAGACCACGGTTCCCACCGAGCACGGGTCCTTCCAGATCCGCGCCTACCGCGACCGGATGACCGGCGCCGACCACGTGGCGATCGTCTCCGGCACCCCCACCGAGGGATCGCTGGTGCGAGTGCACTCCGAGTGCCTCACCGGCGAGGCGTTCGGCTCACTCAAATGCGAGTGCGGCCCCCAGCTGCAGGCCGCGTTGGACACCATCGAGGCATCCGGCGGCGTGGTCATCTACCTACGCGGCCAGGAAGGCCGCGGCATCGGCCTGATCAACAAGCTGCGCGCCTACAAGCTGCAGGAAGACGGCCTGGACACCCTCGACGCGAACCTCGCGCTGGGACTGCCGGCGGACTCCCGCGACTACGGCGCCGCCACCGCCATCCTCGACGAGCTCGGCGTGAGCTCGGTGCGCCTGCTCACCAACAACCCGGAGAAGGTGCGCCAGCTCGAGACGCACGGCGTGACGGTGACCGAACGCGTGCCGCTCGTCGTGGGCGTCGGCAGCCACAACGAGGACTACCTGGCGGCCAAGCGCGACCGCATGGGACATGACATCACCGCACACCAGATCGTGAAAGGACTCGCACTATGA
- a CDS encoding riboflavin synthase: protein MFTGIIEELGTVERIEHSADAARLTIRGPLVVDGAGHGDSISVNGVCLTVVEQTPETFTADVMAQTLSMSTLAGATAGSPVNLERAALVGGRLGGHIVQGHIDGTGTVLAVRPGDAWRVVRFSLDETLAPLVVDKGSIAIDGVSLTVSSISPAELPEQWFEVSLIPETLAATTLGGLAVGDRVNLETDILARHVERMLALAASAATRATATPAVTSEPSEPSAVLRSTP, encoded by the coding sequence ATGTTCACCGGAATCATTGAGGAGCTCGGCACCGTCGAGCGCATCGAGCACTCGGCGGATGCCGCCAGGCTCACCATCCGCGGCCCGCTCGTGGTCGACGGCGCGGGCCACGGCGACTCCATCTCGGTGAACGGCGTCTGCCTCACCGTGGTGGAGCAGACCCCGGAGACCTTCACCGCCGACGTGATGGCGCAGACCCTGTCGATGTCCACCCTCGCCGGCGCCACGGCGGGCTCCCCGGTGAACCTGGAACGCGCCGCGCTGGTGGGCGGCCGGCTCGGCGGCCACATCGTGCAGGGCCACATCGACGGCACCGGCACCGTGCTGGCCGTGCGGCCCGGCGACGCCTGGCGGGTCGTGCGCTTCAGTCTCGACGAGACGTTGGCGCCGCTCGTGGTCGACAAGGGCTCGATCGCCATCGACGGGGTCTCCCTCACGGTGAGCTCCATCTCCCCCGCCGAGCTGCCCGAGCAGTGGTTCGAGGTGTCGCTGATCCCCGAGACCCTCGCCGCCACGACCCTCGGCGGCCTCGCCGTCGGCGACAGGGTCAACCTCGAGACCGACATCCTCGCCCGGCACGTCGAGCGGATGCTGGCCCTCGCGGCGAGCGCCGCCACCCGGGCAACCGCCACCCCCGCCGTCACTTCTGAACCATCCGAACCATCCGCAGTTCTAAGGAGCACCCCATGA
- the ribD gene encoding bifunctional diaminohydroxyphosphoribosylaminopyrimidine deaminase/5-amino-6-(5-phosphoribosylamino)uracil reductase RibD, translating into MHQQHELEDAMRRALQLAGNGPAEGVNPRVGCVILSPAGDILAEGWHRGAGTCHAEVDALAHLDADAARGTTAVVTLEPCNHTGRTGPCALALIEAGVAHVVYAVADPGPHSSGGADRLRAAGVDVTGGVLADEAQAFLADWLVSARLGRPHVTVKWASSLDGRAAAADGSSRWITGPAARQDVHERRAAADAILVGTGTALADDSALTARAADGTLLARQPRPVVVGRRPVPAGAAVHRHPLTPWFLPGHDLTALLHELHGRGIRRVFVEGGPTLASAFVRAGLVDEYLVYLAPTLLGGDRLALGDIGVTGITEQRRLRIGQLLRLGDDLLLVAQPAGAEGPGADQTDHIDQTTRAIPAALNQTN; encoded by the coding sequence ATGCACCAGCAGCACGAGCTCGAGGACGCGATGCGCCGAGCCCTGCAGTTGGCGGGCAACGGACCCGCCGAGGGCGTCAATCCCCGGGTCGGCTGCGTGATCCTCAGCCCGGCCGGCGACATTCTCGCCGAGGGCTGGCACCGTGGCGCCGGCACCTGCCACGCCGAGGTGGATGCCCTCGCCCACCTCGACGCAGACGCCGCCCGCGGCACCACCGCCGTGGTCACTCTGGAACCCTGCAACCACACCGGCCGCACCGGCCCGTGTGCGCTCGCCCTCATCGAGGCCGGCGTGGCCCACGTGGTCTACGCCGTCGCCGACCCCGGACCGCATTCCTCCGGCGGCGCCGACCGTCTCCGGGCCGCCGGCGTGGATGTTACCGGCGGTGTGCTCGCCGACGAGGCGCAGGCCTTCCTGGCCGATTGGCTGGTCTCGGCGCGCCTGGGCCGGCCGCACGTGACCGTGAAGTGGGCGTCGAGCCTCGACGGCCGCGCCGCCGCCGCCGACGGCTCCAGCCGCTGGATCACCGGGCCGGCCGCCCGTCAGGACGTGCACGAGCGCCGAGCGGCGGCCGACGCGATCCTGGTGGGAACCGGCACCGCCCTGGCCGACGACTCGGCACTCACCGCCCGCGCCGCCGACGGCACCCTGCTGGCCCGGCAGCCGCGGCCCGTGGTGGTGGGGCGGCGCCCGGTGCCGGCCGGCGCGGCCGTGCACCGGCATCCGCTCACCCCGTGGTTTCTGCCCGGGCACGACCTGACCGCGCTGCTGCACGAGCTGCACGGCCGCGGCATCCGCCGGGTCTTCGTGGAGGGCGGGCCCACCCTGGCCAGCGCCTTCGTGCGCGCCGGGCTGGTCGACGAGTACCTCGTCTACCTGGCCCCCACCCTGCTCGGCGGCGACCGGCTCGCCCTCGGCGACATCGGGGTGACCGGCATCACCGAGCAGCGCAGGCTGCGGATCGGGCAGTTGCTGCGCCTGGGTGACGACCTTCTGCTGGTCGCCCAGCCGGCCGGCGCCGAGGGCCCTGGCGCAGACCAGACCGACCACATCGACCAGACCACCCGGGCCATCCCGGCCGCCCTGAACCAGACGAACTGA
- a CDS encoding sugar-binding domain-containing protein gives MQDLTMDAIAHELHTSRSSVSRLLSHARATGLVDIQIRSPLDAPSRLELLIQERFKITAHVVPVPDHATDVDRLERVALSVARILGQFFDSNMVMGIAWGSTMNAISRHVTPKQTHGSQIIQLNGAGNMRTTGLGYASEILGRFGYAFGAHVHQFPVPAFFDSPATKQALWRERSVSRLLEMQARMDVALFGLGSPFSEVPSHVYAGGYLEEADYASLSRAGVVGDVATIFYRADGSTDGILLNARGTGPDFDVLRQTPRRLCVVSGTAKLPSLRGALKADLITDLFVDESTARALVATA, from the coding sequence ATGCAGGATCTGACGATGGATGCCATCGCCCACGAGCTGCATACCTCCCGTTCGTCGGTGTCCCGCCTGCTCAGTCACGCTCGCGCGACCGGTCTGGTCGACATCCAAATCCGCTCCCCACTGGACGCTCCGAGCCGCCTGGAGCTGCTCATCCAGGAGCGTTTCAAGATCACCGCGCACGTCGTTCCGGTGCCCGATCACGCCACGGATGTCGACAGATTGGAGCGGGTGGCTCTTTCCGTTGCACGGATTCTCGGCCAGTTCTTCGACTCGAACATGGTCATGGGCATCGCCTGGGGGTCCACGATGAACGCCATCAGCCGTCACGTCACCCCCAAGCAGACCCACGGGTCGCAGATCATCCAGCTCAACGGCGCCGGCAATATGCGCACCACCGGGCTCGGCTACGCGAGCGAAATCCTCGGCCGGTTCGGCTACGCGTTCGGTGCCCACGTGCACCAGTTCCCGGTGCCCGCGTTCTTCGACAGCCCCGCCACCAAGCAGGCGCTCTGGCGCGAACGCAGCGTGAGCCGGCTTCTCGAGATGCAGGCCAGGATGGACGTTGCCCTGTTCGGCCTGGGCTCGCCGTTCTCCGAGGTGCCCAGCCACGTGTACGCGGGCGGCTACCTCGAGGAGGCCGACTACGCCTCGCTCAGCCGTGCGGGGGTGGTGGGTGACGTGGCCACGATCTTCTACCGCGCCGACGGCTCCACCGACGGAATCCTGCTGAACGCCCGCGGCACCGGCCCCGATTTCGACGTGCTCCGGCAGACGCCCCGGCGTCTCTGCGTGGTCTCCGGAACGGCCAAGCTGCCCAGCCTGCGCGGGGCGTTGAAGGCCGATCTGATCACGGACTTGTTCGTGGACGAGAGCACCGCGCGAGCACTCGTCGCCACCGCCTGA